The following are encoded together in the Populus trichocarpa isolate Nisqually-1 chromosome 5, P.trichocarpa_v4.1, whole genome shotgun sequence genome:
- the LOC7455194 gene encoding peroxidase 17 produces MSPPLPAFLLLISIAFTSASVVPLQPGFYAETCPEAEFIVKDVMRRNMIREPRSAASVMRFQFHDCFVNGCDASMLLDDTPNMLGEKLSLSNIDSLRSYEVVDEIKEELERVCPGTVSCADIIIMASRDAVVLSGGPDWEVKLGREDSLTASQEDANNIMPSPRANASLLMDLFEGYNLSVKDMVALSGSHSIGQARCFSIVFRLYNQSGSGKPDPTIEPRYKEKLNRLCPLGGDENVTGDLDATPTMFDNRYFKDLAAGRGFLNSDQTLYTFPETRKYVALFSKDQRTFFNAFVEGMIKMGDLQSGRPGEIRSNCRMVNSRPVNALLES; encoded by the exons ATGTCTCCTCCCCTCCCAGCCTTTCTCTTGCTCATATCCATCGCCTTTACCTCTGCCTCTGTTGTGCCACTCCAGCCTGGATTTTACGCCGAGACGTGCCCGGAAGCTGAATTCATAGTCAAGGATGTGATGAGGAGGAACATGATAAGAGAACCAAGAAGTGCTGCCTCAGTCATGCGTTTTCAATTCCATGATTGTTTTGttaat GGTTGTGATGCTTCTATGCTGCTCGATGACACACCAAACATGCTAGGAGAGAAGCTCTCTCTGTCCAACATAGATTCTTTAAGGTCTTATGAAGTTGTTGATGAAATTAAGGAAGAGTTGGAGAGGGTTTGTCCTGGGACGGTTTCTTGTGCAGATATAATCATCATGGCCTCTAGAGATGCAGTTGTCCTG AGCGGAGGACCTGATTGGGAAGTGAAGTTAGGGAGGGAAGACAGCTTaacagccagccaagaggatgCCAACAATATCATGCCTAGTCCAAGAGCTAATGCAAGCCTTCTCATGGACCTCTTTGAAGGATACAATCTCTCTGTCAAGGATATGGTAGCCCTTTCAGGGTCACATTCTATAGGTCAGGCTCGGTGCTTCTCTATAGTCTTCAGGCTCTATAATCAATCAGGCTCTGGCAAGCCTGACCCAACAATTGAGCCAAGGTATAAAGAGAAGCTGAACAGGCTTTGCCCACTCGGTGGAGATGAAAATGTGACAGGAGACCTCGATGCAACACCAACTATGTTTGATAACAGATATTTCAAGGACTTGGCTGCTGGGAGAGGGTTTCTTAATTCTGACCAAACACTTTACACATTTCCTGAAACAAGGAAGTATGTAGCCCTTTTCAGCAAAGACCAGCGGACATTTTTTAACGCCTTCGTTGAGGGCATGATAAAGATGGGTGATCTGCAGTCTGGGCGGCCTGGAGAGATTAGAAGCAATTGCAGGATGGTCAACAGCCGGCCTGTTAATGCACTGTTGGAGTCTTGA
- the LOC18099055 gene encoding uncharacterized protein LOC18099055, which translates to MGGRGRGNRSPTQKKHFRDGRENVWKRHKSDSASSDPNSNRNSENKTHWQPFTTQNPGFDEYYEEQGIVTPEEWDTFVEVLRTPLPAAFRINSRSQFCEDIKSQLENDFMNSLKAELTYH; encoded by the exons atgggaGGGAGAGGAAGAGGAAACAGGTCACCAACTCAAAAAAAGCACTTTCGTGATGGCAGAGAGAATGTCTGGAAACGCCACAAATCTGACAGTGCCTCTTCTGATCCCAACAGCAACAGAAACTCTGAGAATAAGACTCATTGGCAGCCTTTTACAACTCAAAATCCTGGCTTTGATGAATACTACGAG GAGCAAGGGATAGTGACACCAGAAGAATGGGATACCTTTGTGGAAGTTCTTAGAACACCCTTGCCTGCTGCTTTTAGAATCAATTCAAG AAGCCAGTTTTGTGAAGATATCAAATCGCAGCTAGAGAATGACTTTATGAATTCTCTAAAAGCAGAGTTAACCT ACCACTGA
- the LOC7455195 gene encoding ras-related protein Rab11D isoform X1: protein MASGGGYGDASQKIDYVFKVVLIGDSAVGKSQILARFARNEFSLDSKATIGVEFQTRTLVIDHKSVKAQIWDTAGQERYRAVTSAYYRGAVGAMLVYDITKRQTFDHIPRWLEELRSHADKNIVIILIGNKSDLEDQRAVPTEDVNEFAQKEGLFFLETSALQATNVESAFMTLLTEIFNIVNKKNLIAGENQSNGNPASLSGKKIIIPGPAQEIPSKSKCCR, encoded by the exons ATGGCTAGTGGGGGTGGATATGGAGATGCGAGCCAAAAGATAGACTATGTATTTAAGGTGGTGTTGATAGGGGACTCAGCAGTTGGGAAATCACAAATACTTGCTCGATTTGCTAGAAACGAGTTTAGTCTTGACTCTAAAGCTACTATTGGTGTTGAGTTTCAAACTCGGACTTTAGTTATTGATCATAAGAGTGTCAAGGCCCAGATCTGGGATACTGCTGGTCAAGAACG GTACAGAGCAGTCACAAGTGCATACTACAGGGGTGCTGTTGGGGCAATGCTGGTGTATGACATAACCAAACGCCAGACATTTGATCACATACCACGCTGGCTGGAAGAACTGCGTAGCCATGCCGACAAGAACATAGTTATCATTCTGATTGGGAACAAAAGTGATCTTGAGGACCAGCGGGCCGTACCCACTGAGGATGTCAATGAATTTGCTCAGAAGGAAGGACTATTCTTCCTCGAGACCTCAGCATTGCAAGCAACTAATGTTGAGAGCGCCTTTATGACTCTGTTGACAGAGATCTTCAACATTGTAAACAAGAAGAACCTGATTGCTGGTGAAAATCAAAGCAACGGTAACCCGGCATCCTTGTCCGGCAAGAAGATCATCATTCCAGGCCCTGCACAAGAAATTCCATCTAAGAGCAAGTGTTGTAGATAA
- the LOC7455195 gene encoding ras-related protein Rab11D isoform X2: MASGGGYGDASQKIDYVFKLVLIGDSAVGKSQILARFARNEFSLDSKATIGVEFQTRTLVIDHKSVKAQIWDTAGQERYRAVTSAYYRGAVGAMLVYDITKRQTFDHIPRWLEELRSHADKNIVIILIGNKSDLEDQRAVPTEDVNEFAQKEGLFFLETSALQATNVESAFMTLLTEIFNIVNKKNLIAGENQSNGNPASLSGKKIIIPGPAQEIPSKSKCCR; the protein is encoded by the exons ATGGCTAGTGGGGGTGGATATGGAGATGCGAGCCAAAAGATAGACTACGTATTTAAGTTGGTGTTGATAGGGGACTCAGCAGTTGGGAAATCACAAATACTTGCTCGATTTGCTAGAAACGAGTTTAGTCTTGACTCTAAAGCTACTATTGGTGTTGAGTTTCAAACTCGGACTTTAGTTATTGATCATAAGAGTGTCAAGGCCCAGATCTGGGATACTGCTGGTCAAGAACG GTACAGAGCAGTCACAAGTGCATACTACAGGGGTGCTGTTGGGGCAATGCTGGTGTATGACATAACCAAACGCCAGACATTTGATCACATACCACGCTGGCTGGAAGAACTGCGTAGCCATGCCGACAAGAACATAGTTATCATTCTGATTGGGAACAAAAGTGATCTTGAGGACCAGCGGGCCGTACCCACTGAGGATGTCAATGAATTTGCTCAGAAGGAAGGACTATTCTTCCTCGAGACCTCAGCATTGCAAGCAACTAATGTTGAGAGCGCCTTTATGACTCTGTTGACAGAGATCTTCAACATTGTAAACAAGAAGAACCTGATTGCTGGTGAAAATCAAAGCAACGGTAACCCGGCATCCTTGTCCGGCAAGAAGATCATCATTCCAGGCCCTGCACAAGAAATTCCATCTAAGAGCAAGTGTTGTAGATAA
- the LOC7479183 gene encoding ABC transporter G family member 1 isoform X1 produces MDSAVNVPRWTPSPSPTRTLLKEPETKANAVPSKREAGVDDLELQSIISEEDGKPTTVDNTFPFSPGSTAVPDPPPYSGTYEASSMMTEMEPLGTLPKGGKNYDGEGLTSKGNRNGLLMTWNDLWVTVPDGKSGGRPILHGLTGYAQPGGVLAIMGPSGSGKTTLLDALAGRLSSNTQQTGEILINGRKETLAFGTSAYVTQDDTLMTTLTVREAVSYSAQLQLPDSMSTSEKKERAEITIREMGLQGSADTRIGGWSVKGISGGQKRRVSICIEILTQPKLLFLDEPTSGLDSAASYHVMNHIVKLARQEGRTIVASIHQPSSEVFELFHNLCLLSSGRTVYFGPVSMAEQFFSSNGFPCAPLRNPSDHYLRTINADFDMDIEQGHGGSTEEAINVLVKSYKSSEIFLQVSQRVASICEQKGGILEKKGSQASFITQCLVLTRRSFVNMYRDLGYYWLRLAIYIALCLCVGTIFYDIGLTFGSIQARGSMLMFVAAFLTFMAIGGFPSFVEDMKIFERERLNGHYGVGAYVVGNTLSSIPYLLMISLIPGAMAYYLVGLQKSLEHFVCFALILFVCMMLVESLMMIVASIVPDFLMGIITGAGIQGVMMLNGGFFRLPDDLPKPFWRYPMYYIAFHKYANQGFYKNEFEGLTFPNNLAGGPPTITGEEILKNTWQVEMGYSKWIDIAILLGMVILYRLMFLGIIKLVEKVKPIIRAAFAGAPRQSSSSLSDEARA; encoded by the exons ATGGATTCTGCAGTTAATGTGCCTAGATGGACTCCAAGTCCAAGCCCCACTAGAACACTTCTAAAAGAGCCTGAAACAAAAGCTAACGCTGTACCATCGAAAAGAGAAGCAGGTGTAGATGACTTGGAGTTGCAAAGCATAATTTCTGAGGAAGATGGCAAGCCTACAACGGTAGACAACACGTTCCCATTTAGCCCTGGCTCCACAGCAGTTCCTGATCCACCTCCTTATTCAGGCACCTATGAAGCATCATCTATGATGACAGAGATGGAGCCACTCGGGACGTTACCAAAGGGAGGCAAGAACTATGATGGTGAGGGCTTGACATCAAAGGGAAACAGAAATGGCCTTCTCATGACATGGAATGATCTGTGGGTTACAGTGCCTGATGGGAAAAGCGGGGGCCGACCGATCCTGCACGGTCTAACCGGTTATGCTCAGCCAGGGGGGGTTTTGGCTATTATGGGTCCTTCGGGAAGCGGCAAGACAACTCTTCTAGATGCTCTGGCAG GAAGATTAAGTTCAAACACACAGCAAACTGGAGAGATCCTAATCAATGGTCGAAAGGAGACACTTGCATTTGGAACTTCG GCCTACGTTACTCAAGATGATACTCTAATGACAACATTAACTGTGAGGGAAGCTGTCTCCTACTCAGCACAGCTCCAACTTCCAGACTCCATGTCAACATCTGAGAAGAAGGAAAGAGCTGAGATAACAATAAGAGAGATGGGCTTACAAGGCTCTGCTGACACCAGAATAGGAGGGTGGAGCGTGAAGGGCATTAGCGGAGGACAGAAGAGGAGAGTTAGTATTTGCATTGAAATCTTGACCCAGCCCAAGCTGCTCTTCCTTGATGAGCCTACTAGCGGACTGGATAGTGCAGCATCTTACCATGTCATGAACCATATCGTTAAGCTTGCTCGCCAAGAAGGAAGGACAATTGTTGCATCAATTCATCAGCCAAGTAGTGAGGTTTTTGAGCTCTTCCACAACCTCTGCCTTCTTTCTTCTGGAAGAACCGTCTATTTTGGTCCTGTTTCAATGGCAGAACAG TTCTTTTCTTCAAATGGCTTTCCATGCGCTCCTTTGAGAAACCCATCAGATCACTACCTTAGAACCATAAACGCGGATTTTGATATG GACATTGAACAAGGGCATGGTGGCAGCACAGAGGAAGCCATCAATGTTCTTGTCAAGTCCTACAAATCATCAGAGATTTTCCTGCAAGTTAGCCAGCGAGTAGCTTCCATATGCGAGCAG aaaGGAGGAATTCTAGAGAAGAAAGGAAGCCAGGCAAGCTTCATCACTCAGTGCCTTGTTCTTACAAGGAGATCTTTCGTCAACATGTACCGCGATCTAGGCTATTACTGGCTTCGCCTTGCAATCTACATAGCATTGTGCCTATGTGTAGGGACAATCTTCTATGATATTGGCTTAACTTTTGGGTCAATACAG GCTAGAGGCTCAATGCTCATGTTTGTTGCTGCATTCTTGACTTTCATGGCAATTGGTGGATTCCCCTCTTTCGTAGAGGACATGAAG ATTTTCGAACGAGAAAGATTAAATGGGCACTATGGTGTTGGTGCATATGTTGTTGGAAACACATTGTCTTCCATTCCTTACCTGCTCATGATATCTTTAATCCCTGGAGCAATGGCCTATTACCTAGTTGGCCTTCAAAAGAGCTTGGAACACTTTGTCTGCTTCGCACTGATACTCTTCGTGTGCATGATGCTGGTCGAAAGCTTAATGATGATCGTTGCAAGTATCGTGCCAGATTTCTTGATGGGTATTATAACAGGTGCAGGAATTCAAGGTGTTATGATGTTAAACGGAGGATTTTTTCGGTTGCCAGATGATCTTCCTAAGCCTTTCTGGAGATATCCGATGTACTACATTGCATTCCACAAGTATGCAAACCAAGGGTTCTACAAGAATGAATTCGAAGGATTGACATTCCCTAATAATCTAGCCGGAGGGCCACCTACCATTACTGGCGAAGAAATTCTGAAAAACACATGGCAAGTAGAGATGGGTTATTCTAAGTGGATTGATATCGCTATCCTCTTAGGAATGGTGATTCTTTACCGTCTCATGTTTTTGGGAATCATAAAACTTGTTGAAAAGGTTAAACCAATCATCAGAGCTGCTTTTGCTGGTGCTCCAAGACAATCCTCTTCCTCACTTTCCGATGAAGCTCGTGCTTAA